The nucleotide sequence TTTGTTCTTAAATCAGAAGGGTTATGAAAAATAACAATGATTCTCACAATAAGCTCGAAAGTTGCGAACGGATGACACTAGGCCATGCGCAAGAGATCGTCGAAATTGAGCATATGGAACGTTACAAATTCATTGCGCCGCTGGTCGTCGGCAAGGTGGTGGGTGATATTGCATGCGGATCAGGATATGGATCTGCCCTGTTGGCAAAATCAGGGGCGCAGCGAGTCAGCGGCTTTGATATTTCCGATCTTGCCGTAGCTTATGCCAAGGCTAATTACGCAGCAAACAATCTTCATTTCTTGGTCGATAATGCCGAATACTTAGAAACAGTGGACGATGATACTTTTGATCTTGTAGTTTCATTTGAGACTATTGAACACTTGCCCAATGTAGGTGCTTACCTGCGAACCCTTTACCGTGTACTACGGCCCGAGGGAGCCTTATTTGTTTCCACCCCTGATCGCCACTTTAGCACGCTCTATTATCTTCGCGGACGCCCTAACCATCCCTTTCACCTGCGTGAGTATAGTAAAAAGGAGTTTATTGGTGTGCTGTCCCAATACTTTCGTGTAGACAATTGTTATGGTCAAGCGTACATCCCCCACCCATTACCGTTTTGGCCGCTTCAGGTGACGCTCAAAGCTTCATGTTATCTATTGCGACA is from Thermodesulfovibrionales bacterium and encodes:
- a CDS encoding class I SAM-dependent methyltransferase; this encodes MKNNNDSHNKLESCERMTLGHAQEIVEIEHMERYKFIAPLVVGKVVGDIACGSGYGSALLAKSGAQRVSGFDISDLAVAYAKANYAANNLHFLVDNAEYLETVDDDTFDLVVSFETIEHLPNVGAYLRTLYRVLRPEGALFVSTPDRHFSTLYYLRGRPNHPFHLREYSKKEFIGVLSQYFRVDNCYGQAYIPHPLPFWPLQVTLKASCYLLRQWGAYKFIRSIYQIGYGLQVQRSAPRWPSLARFWLAQCTKP